A genomic segment from Pediococcus acidilactici encodes:
- a CDS encoding ABC transporter ATP-binding protein, which yields MNNQNIVSVSDLRKTYGGKNERQYEALKGINFDVQTGEFVGIMGASGSGKTTLLNMLATLDKPTSGQVLINQQDVTRLKGNQIADFRSKEIGFIFQDFNLLETLTAEENIALPLSLQGIRRSAIKRAVHAVAETLSIQDLLRKYPTELSGGQKQRVAAARAIVHQPALLLGDEPTGALDSNSAREMLELLTDINQKQGVSVLLVTHDPFSASFCHRILFIKDGIIGQELRRNGTSRSEFYQEILEKLGTFEQ from the coding sequence ATGAACAACCAAAATATCGTTAGTGTTTCGGACTTACGCAAAACTTATGGGGGAAAAAACGAACGCCAATACGAAGCACTAAAAGGAATCAATTTTGATGTTCAAACAGGGGAATTTGTGGGGATCATGGGAGCATCTGGTTCCGGGAAAACTACCCTATTGAACATGTTAGCTACTTTAGATAAGCCAACCAGTGGACAGGTACTAATTAACCAACAGGACGTTACTCGTCTAAAGGGCAACCAAATCGCTGATTTCCGTTCTAAAGAAATTGGCTTTATCTTCCAAGACTTTAACCTTTTGGAAACTTTGACGGCGGAAGAAAACATCGCGTTACCACTTTCTTTACAAGGTATTCGTCGCAGTGCAATTAAACGTGCCGTTCACGCAGTTGCAGAAACCTTATCCATCCAAGATCTATTACGGAAATACCCTACTGAGCTTTCTGGTGGGCAAAAACAACGGGTGGCTGCTGCGCGGGCCATCGTTCATCAACCAGCATTGCTATTGGGTGACGAACCAACTGGGGCATTAGACTCTAACAGTGCCCGGGAAATGTTGGAATTATTAACGGATATTAACCAAAAACAAGGCGTTTCCGTCCTCTTGGTTACCCACGATCCGTTCTCCGCAAGCTTCTGTCACCGGATCCTTTTCATTAAGGACGGAATCATTGGCCAAGAATTGCGGCGCAACGGTACTTCACGTTCCGAGTTCTATCAAGAAATTCTTGAAAAACTTGGCACGTTTGAACAGTAG
- a CDS encoding FtsX-like permease family protein produces MLLRLALSNIKSHLRDYVVLLTGLVMSSAIFYMFANLATNENFIKANANFKFASPVFIFGEVLLVIITFVYVMYANSFLLNMRLHDYGLFMMLGAKKRRVGSLMVFETMAVGIIATVLGLLLGVGLTGGISQLLFSHLGLEIHKFNPIYFKAILTTILLYLILFFIAALFNLQSLVRKPVLKLLKQTDTVDRIKINPIGLLFSGVAGIVLVGIGYYALAKITELQLSAIPIALVTIVVGSFLIFRSSMTLIIHWLKNSGFAQRKLNNFTLSQIMFRIRDYNKILTITSLLFALALGAITVGSAFNREIDSTAKLQSAYTMALNNPTAKEKQLVNKLTDVQVTSYDQKFANSHVYYNEDQFEQHPYYTVKYNPNVEHPAEAKRVKTSLTDLKNDVSHSMDFIGLGGSKIDTAPQFYPTAKFDQLNGEKGTVSLITVKNIGENRTVLQKLYDMQTNAHPQPEEFISGVGTFPAYLVLSGIYGGLEFIGYFLGIAFLAMLASCLMFKILSGTRQDTVRYNLLNKIGTRRSLMKKSINHEIFVLFALPGILGVVDVLFGLQMFKPLLHNPYYHIQYPIIIFVVVYLIYYFLTTWIYKLIVLPKKN; encoded by the coding sequence ATGTTACTCAGACTAGCTCTTTCTAATATTAAAAGCCACCTTCGTGATTACGTGGTCTTGCTGACTGGTTTGGTAATGTCTTCGGCTATTTTTTACATGTTCGCCAACTTGGCAACTAACGAAAACTTTATCAAAGCAAATGCTAACTTTAAATTTGCCAGCCCAGTTTTTATATTTGGGGAAGTTTTATTGGTAATCATCACGTTTGTTTACGTAATGTATGCCAATTCATTCCTATTGAACATGCGGCTTCATGATTATGGATTATTCATGATGCTAGGCGCAAAAAAACGACGCGTTGGTAGCCTCATGGTTTTTGAAACCATGGCCGTGGGGATTATCGCTACCGTCTTAGGTTTACTATTAGGTGTAGGATTAACTGGTGGAATTTCACAACTACTATTCAGCCACCTTGGGTTAGAAATTCATAAATTCAACCCAATCTATTTCAAGGCAATTCTGACAACAATCTTGTTATACTTGATCCTGTTCTTTATTGCCGCACTGTTTAACCTACAATCCTTAGTTCGGAAGCCCGTTTTAAAGCTACTTAAGCAAACTGACACCGTCGACCGAATTAAGATTAATCCCATTGGACTGCTTTTCTCTGGCGTTGCTGGAATTGTCCTTGTGGGAATTGGTTATTACGCACTCGCTAAGATTACGGAACTTCAACTTTCCGCAATTCCAATTGCGTTAGTTACCATCGTAGTTGGTAGTTTCTTGATTTTCCGTTCTAGTATGACGTTGATCATCCATTGGTTAAAGAATTCCGGGTTTGCACAACGGAAGTTAAACAACTTTACCCTTTCGCAAATCATGTTCCGGATTCGGGATTACAACAAGATTTTAACCATTACTTCGTTACTTTTTGCTTTAGCATTAGGAGCAATTACGGTTGGTTCCGCCTTTAATCGTGAAATTGATTCAACGGCGAAATTACAGAGTGCCTACACTATGGCTCTCAACAACCCTACTGCTAAAGAAAAACAATTGGTTAACAAACTAACGGATGTCCAAGTAACTAGCTACGACCAGAAGTTTGCAAATTCACACGTTTACTATAATGAAGACCAATTTGAACAACACCCTTACTATACGGTGAAGTACAATCCTAACGTTGAGCATCCCGCTGAAGCAAAGCGCGTCAAGACGTCACTAACTGATTTAAAAAATGACGTTAGCCATAGCATGGACTTCATTGGCCTCGGTGGTTCGAAGATCGACACTGCGCCTCAATTTTATCCTACTGCTAAATTTGACCAACTGAATGGTGAGAAAGGTACCGTTAGCCTCATCACCGTTAAAAACATTGGTGAAAATCGCACCGTTTTACAGAAGCTTTACGACATGCAAACCAATGCACATCCACAGCCAGAAGAGTTTATTAGTGGAGTGGGGACTTTCCCAGCTTACCTAGTGCTCAGTGGAATCTATGGTGGTCTAGAATTCATCGGTTACTTCTTAGGAATTGCATTCCTTGCAATGCTAGCAAGTTGCTTGATGTTTAAGATTCTTTCAGGAACTCGTCAAGATACCGTGCGTTACAACCTCTTAAACAAGATTGGAACCCGGCGTTCCTTGATGAAGAAGAGTATCAATCACGAAATTTTTGTATTGTTCGCCCTTCCGGGAATCTTGGGAGTTGTTGATGTTTTGTTTGGACTTCAAATGTTCAAACCGCTATTACACAACCCGTACTACCATATTCAATACCCAATAATTATCTTTGTAGTGGTATATTTGATCTACTACTTCTTAACTACTTGGATTTACAAGTTGATCGTATTGCCAAAGAAGAATTAA
- the gltX gene encoding glutamate--tRNA ligase: MDNKKVRVRYAPSPTGFLHIGNAQSALFNYLFAKHFNGTMVLRIEDTDTKRNVKNGEQSQIENLHWLGIDWDEGPDKPNPRYAPYHQTQREKLYLRFIDELLEKGIAYKDYTTEDELKKMREEQRANGEPPHYDGRWYGRSKEDQLNAEKLGIKPSVRIHLPKDHIYKWHDIVKGDVQFNSNNMGGDFIIQKSNGMPTYNFAVVIDDYLMDITHVLRGDDHIANTPKQIAVYESLGLTPPEFGHITLIYNPKTHKKLSKRDKETLQFISQYKNEGYLSEAIFNFIAFLGWSPVGEKEIFSKSELIEAYDPNRMSRSPAFFDQHKLDWMNASYIKQMSVEELTKRTLSLVDEGKTDVAVRLRDSNLPNLRGFLSSIIDIYQREAYRLSDFMNLVLFYSNITEQKFDYSDFDDFEKDNLINVLKTFKEEVLSSCNNSSLDFNKLIQVVGEKTGLKGKELYFPLNIAFGGKSSVPQIANILTLYSISTIVSLADKALDQLVIKK; the protein is encoded by the coding sequence ATGGATAATAAAAAAGTACGTGTTAGGTATGCTCCAAGTCCAACAGGCTTTTTGCACATCGGTAATGCACAATCGGCATTGTTTAATTATCTTTTCGCAAAGCATTTTAACGGAACAATGGTGTTAAGAATTGAAGACACCGACACAAAAAGAAATGTAAAAAATGGTGAACAAAGCCAAATTGAGAATCTTCATTGGCTTGGAATTGATTGGGATGAAGGCCCTGATAAGCCAAATCCCAGGTATGCTCCTTATCATCAAACACAAAGAGAAAAGCTATATTTGCGCTTTATTGATGAACTTCTTGAAAAGGGAATTGCGTACAAGGATTACACAACTGAAGATGAATTAAAGAAGATGCGTGAAGAGCAACGCGCAAACGGTGAGCCCCCTCATTATGATGGTCGTTGGTATGGACGGAGTAAAGAAGATCAGCTTAATGCAGAAAAGCTAGGAATTAAGCCTAGCGTTAGAATCCATTTGCCTAAGGATCATATCTACAAATGGCACGATATTGTAAAGGGTGACGTCCAATTCAACTCAAATAATATGGGTGGAGATTTCATTATCCAAAAGAGTAATGGAATGCCAACGTATAACTTTGCGGTTGTAATTGACGATTACCTCATGGACATTACGCATGTTCTTCGAGGGGATGATCATATCGCTAATACCCCGAAGCAAATCGCTGTCTACGAATCTTTGGGGCTAACGCCTCCTGAATTTGGGCACATTACTTTAATCTATAATCCAAAGACTCATAAGAAGTTAAGTAAAAGGGACAAGGAAACCCTTCAATTTATTAGTCAATATAAAAACGAAGGTTATCTTAGTGAAGCAATCTTTAACTTTATCGCCTTCTTGGGTTGGTCACCCGTTGGTGAAAAGGAAATCTTCTCTAAATCGGAACTTATTGAAGCTTACGATCCAAATAGAATGTCTCGGTCACCAGCGTTTTTTGACCAACACAAGCTTGACTGGATGAATGCTTCTTATATTAAGCAAATGTCAGTTGAAGAATTAACGAAACGGACATTGTCATTAGTTGACGAAGGAAAAACGGATGTTGCAGTTAGGTTGCGAGATTCCAATCTCCCTAATTTAAGGGGATTCTTGAGCTCAATTATTGATATTTATCAGCGTGAGGCTTATCGACTAAGTGATTTTATGAATCTGGTTTTGTTTTATTCTAATATTACTGAACAAAAGTTTGACTATTCAGATTTTGATGACTTCGAAAAGGATAATTTGATTAATGTTTTGAAAACATTTAAGGAAGAAGTGTTATCGTCCTGTAACAATTCTAGCTTGGACTTTAATAAATTGATTCAAGTTGTAGGTGAGAAAACTGGACTCAAGGGTAAAGAGTTATACTTCCCACTTAATATTGCCTTTGGAGGTAAGAGTTCGGTTCCACAAATTGCTAATATATTAACCTTATATTCGATTAGTACAATCGTTAGTTTGGCAGACAAAGCACTTGATCAATTAGTGATTAAAAAGTAA
- a CDS encoding glutamate decarboxylase: MEKEQILDEIGLEQNFLGSIESGQSLPTDIMPEHPMPANIASQLVEHYRLNEAKANQNLATFCTTQMEPEAEKLMTNALNTNAIDKSEYPKTAAMENYCVSMLAHLWGIPKNEKMYKDFIGTSTVGSSEGCMLGGLALLMSWKHRAENIGFDTKDLHHHQPNLVIMSGYQVVWEKFCTYWNVELRQVPIDQDHMSMDMDRVMDYVDENTIGIVGIQGITYTGAVDDIQRLDKLVDEYNKSAVMPVKIHVDGAFGAMFSPFVDGFNPWDFRLKNVVSINVSGHKYGMVYPGVGWIVWRHNTEEYLPKEMRFEVPYLGSTVDSIAINFSHSGAHVVGQYYNFIRFGFKGYKAIMENVRNVSKKITNELENIGIFEIVNDGSQLPINCWKLADNADVNWNLYDLESELSKFGWQVPAYPLPKNRQDTTISRIVVRPSMSMTITNDFIDDLHMAIHNLNEQHGGVVEDEAETKVSSAMTINK; the protein is encoded by the coding sequence ATGGAAAAAGAGCAGATTTTAGATGAAATTGGTTTAGAACAGAACTTTTTAGGTAGTATTGAATCAGGTCAGTCATTACCAACTGATATTATGCCTGAGCACCCAATGCCAGCAAACATCGCTTCACAGCTTGTTGAACACTACCGTCTTAACGAAGCAAAAGCAAATCAAAATCTAGCAACTTTCTGTACAACACAAATGGAACCAGAAGCTGAAAAGTTAATGACAAATGCATTGAATACCAATGCCATTGACAAGTCAGAATATCCAAAGACAGCAGCAATGGAAAATTATTGTGTTAGCATGTTAGCTCATCTTTGGGGAATTCCTAAGAATGAAAAGATGTACAAAGACTTTATTGGTACTTCGACTGTGGGATCTTCAGAAGGTTGTATGCTTGGTGGACTAGCGTTATTAATGAGCTGGAAGCACCGTGCAGAAAATATCGGATTTGATACTAAAGATTTGCACCATCACCAGCCAAACTTGGTAATCATGTCGGGATATCAAGTAGTTTGGGAAAAATTCTGCACTTACTGGAATGTGGAATTAAGACAAGTTCCTATCGACCAAGATCACATGTCAATGGATATGGATCGTGTGATGGATTATGTCGATGAAAACACAATTGGTATTGTTGGAATCCAAGGAATCACCTATACGGGTGCTGTAGACGATATTCAGCGTCTTGACAAGCTTGTTGATGAGTATAACAAGAGTGCTGTAATGCCAGTTAAGATTCACGTCGATGGTGCCTTTGGTGCAATGTTTTCCCCATTTGTAGATGGATTTAATCCATGGGATTTTAGACTTAAGAATGTTGTTTCAATTAATGTTTCAGGTCACAAATATGGAATGGTATACCCTGGTGTTGGTTGGATTGTATGGAGACATAATACTGAAGAATACCTACCAAAGGAAATGCGTTTTGAAGTACCATATTTAGGCTCAACTGTTGACTCAATTGCCATAAACTTCTCACATAGTGGTGCACATGTTGTGGGTCAATACTACAACTTTATTCGTTTTGGGTTCAAAGGTTACAAAGCAATCATGGAAAATGTTAGAAATGTATCCAAAAAGATTACAAATGAGCTTGAAAATATTGGTATTTTTGAAATCGTAAATGATGGTAGCCAATTACCAATTAACTGTTGGAAACTGGCAGACAATGCTGATGTTAATTGGAATTTATATGATTTAGAGTCAGAACTTTCTAAGTTTGGTTGGCAAGTTCCAGCATATCCACTACCAAAGAACCGCCAGGATACAACCATTAGTAGAATTGTTGTAAGACCATCAATGAGTATGACAATTACTAACGATTTCATTGATGACTTGCACATGGCAATTCATAACCTTAATGAACAACATGGTGGAGTCGTGGAAGATGAGGCTGAAACCAAAGTTAGCAGTGCTATGACAATAAATAAGTAG
- a CDS encoding amino acid permease, translated as MDTNEVESNAANVKSANRLTGFQLFSMTTSMVMTVYGFAAFAKQGPTAFFFLFLAGILWFIPVTKASGEMASIDGWSKGGIFTWSRNMLGEKTGWAALFYQWIHITVGMNTMMYFIIGCLSITVGMPIINNNPFVKFGLMMVILWGLILVQQKGTQVTGKIAQWCFSLGVIIPVMFLLIIFIVYLIQGNRMLIDINMHTILPKAWSGDVLVGFVPFILAFAGAEGSAPHVKDLNEPKVYPKVMLALAIAAIASDIIGSMAIAGTIPNDQIQLSTGIVYAYGALVAKYGVSVVFIEKLSGFLLAVGVLGEISSWVVGPNAGMFEAAKSGFLPPRFSKANKYGIETNVMVLQGVIVSIMGALLTFGAGGSKANLSFQTAMSLTVALYTLMYMLLFASYLVLQIKHSSIDRSYLASKSKVLRIVYGVLGLVLSAFGFVVTFFPPKDMSVASQHTYLTLLITGFVVVFFIPFILYRYHKKWSEELGLPAEEDQTNLSVPVGNAEESMEKTK; from the coding sequence ATGGATACAAATGAAGTTGAATCCAATGCCGCAAATGTTAAGAGTGCAAATCGTTTAACAGGGTTCCAGTTGTTTTCAATGACAACGTCGATGGTTATGACTGTTTATGGGTTTGCAGCATTTGCAAAGCAGGGACCGACTGCCTTCTTCTTCCTGTTCTTAGCGGGAATTTTATGGTTTATCCCGGTTACCAAAGCTTCAGGAGAAATGGCATCTATTGACGGATGGAGTAAAGGTGGAATCTTTACTTGGTCTAGAAACATGTTAGGTGAAAAAACTGGTTGGGCAGCACTATTTTACCAATGGATTCATATTACAGTTGGGATGAACACCATGATGTATTTTATTATTGGGTGCCTCTCAATCACTGTGGGAATGCCGATTATCAATAACAACCCATTTGTTAAATTTGGGTTGATGATGGTTATTCTTTGGGGATTGATTCTTGTTCAACAAAAAGGTACACAAGTTACTGGAAAAATTGCCCAATGGTGCTTTAGCTTAGGTGTTATTATTCCTGTTATGTTTTTATTGATTATCTTTATAGTGTACTTAATTCAAGGCAATCGGATGCTTATTGACATTAATATGCATACTATTCTCCCTAAGGCATGGAGTGGAGATGTTCTTGTTGGGTTTGTGCCATTTATTTTAGCCTTTGCTGGTGCAGAAGGATCAGCACCTCATGTTAAGGATCTTAATGAACCAAAAGTATATCCCAAAGTAATGTTAGCTTTGGCAATCGCAGCGATTGCTTCAGATATTATTGGTAGTATGGCAATTGCTGGTACTATACCTAATGATCAAATTCAATTAAGTACTGGTATTGTTTATGCATACGGAGCCTTGGTTGCCAAATATGGAGTTTCGGTTGTCTTTATCGAAAAACTAAGTGGTTTCCTATTAGCTGTCGGTGTTCTTGGTGAAATTAGTAGTTGGGTAGTTGGACCTAACGCTGGAATGTTCGAAGCTGCTAAGTCAGGATTTTTACCACCAAGATTTTCTAAGGCAAATAAATATGGGATTGAAACCAATGTCATGGTACTTCAAGGAGTTATCGTTTCAATCATGGGTGCATTATTAACATTTGGTGCCGGTGGTAGTAAAGCAAACTTATCTTTTCAAACCGCAATGAGTTTAACAGTTGCTTTATACACTTTAATGTACATGTTGCTATTTGCAAGTTATTTAGTGTTACAAATTAAGCATTCATCCATCGATAGGTCTTATTTAGCATCAAAAAGTAAAGTGCTAAGAATCGTTTATGGCGTGTTGGGACTTGTACTATCAGCGTTTGGATTCGTAGTTACATTCTTCCCACCTAAAGATATGAGTGTGGCGTCACAACATACTTACTTAACGTTGCTTATTACAGGATTTGTTGTTGTATTTTTCATTCCATTTATTCTTTACCGTTATCACAAGAAATGGTCAGAAGAACTTGGATTGCCTGCTGAAGAAGATCAAACTAATCTTAGCGTCCCTGTCGGTAATGCAGAAGAATCGATGGAAAAAACAAAATAA
- a CDS encoding TetR/AcrR family transcriptional regulator C-terminal domain-containing protein, with amino-acid sequence MESQGRKKIFQALKKLVSNEPFDDVTVKDIVKSAGLNRQTFYYHFQDKYDCLQYCLDKIALENNRSIDYTKWQECYLRIFRYLDLNRNFIQNIVDSSAYSLFADFVLESIDLMLRSVIISFKDGDNRVCADFDGQPWKLFEYGLQGIIINWFRDGLRENPELLVNDLLNIDSNHLKMLLGIENLNEEVSVRHE; translated from the coding sequence ATGGAATCACAAGGAAGAAAGAAAATTTTTCAAGCACTGAAAAAACTAGTTTCAAATGAACCTTTCGACGATGTTACAGTGAAAGATATTGTGAAGAGTGCTGGTCTTAACAGACAAACTTTCTATTATCATTTTCAAGACAAGTACGACTGCCTTCAGTATTGCTTAGACAAAATTGCACTTGAAAATAATCGAAGTATCGATTACACGAAATGGCAAGAATGTTACTTAAGAATTTTTAGATACCTTGATTTAAACAGAAATTTTATCCAGAATATTGTAGATTCTTCAGCTTACTCTTTATTTGCCGACTTCGTACTAGAATCAATAGATTTGATGCTTCGAAGCGTAATTATATCGTTTAAGGATGGAGACAATCGGGTTTGTGCAGACTTTGACGGACAGCCATGGAAACTTTTTGAGTACGGTCTTCAGGGAATTATTATCAACTGGTTTAGAGATGGATTACGTGAAAATCCTGAACTGTTAGTTAATGATCTGTTAAATATTGATTCAAATCATTTAAAGATGCTGCTTGGGATTGAAAATTTGAACGAAGAAGTAAGTGTTAGACATGAATAG
- a CDS encoding DNA-3-methyladenine glycosylase encodes MQVKTIYQTMYARMGKQPWLEEWQETPWEVVYGGILVQNTSWRNVVPSLNNLKLNFNFNPKLILELSDEELQQNVRPSGFYTRKAATIKNILQWAKGYDFSVSRIQNLTSSQLRAELLALHGIGPETADYVLMYAFEHPGFIADKYSRRLFERMECPLPKGYEAAKKLVEAELDLTPEQWKNFHAMIVNDGKSRV; translated from the coding sequence GTGCAGGTTAAAACAATTTATCAAACGATGTACGCTCGAATGGGGAAGCAACCTTGGCTAGAAGAATGGCAGGAAACACCCTGGGAAGTCGTGTACGGAGGAATTTTAGTACAAAATACTAGTTGGCGAAATGTGGTCCCTAGTTTAAACAACTTGAAACTAAATTTTAACTTCAATCCGAAGTTGATTTTAGAATTAAGTGACGAAGAATTGCAGCAAAATGTCCGTCCGAGTGGGTTTTATACGCGAAAGGCGGCCACTATTAAAAACATTTTACAATGGGCAAAGGGCTACGACTTTTCGGTTTCACGGATTCAGAATTTAACTTCAAGCCAACTTCGAGCGGAGTTGCTAGCGCTACACGGGATTGGCCCAGAAACGGCGGATTACGTGTTGATGTACGCCTTTGAGCATCCGGGATTCATCGCTGATAAATATAGTAGGCGACTTTTTGAACGAATGGAATGCCCGTTGCCTAAGGGATATGAAGCCGCGAAAAAACTGGTGGAAGCAGAACTAGATTTAACACCGGAACAGTGGAAGAATTTTCATGCGATGATTGTGAATGATGGAAAAAGCAGAGTGTGA
- a CDS encoding EAL domain-containing protein — translation MAELESAVDKLCFYEQPIFAVGNDDAKGKLQEYELLLREAGEDNKFPAALFKEYIRNNDSNRIFCNWMASELKELVKNKPDQYFSFNIDPQQLLYPSTIEALESLIPYQKTLMVEITEAIPSKRYFDQYYNNSMIEPIKKVHELGFRIAIDDVSSGMNSFNIVREYGKYIDRIKLSLLQLRNVSKDLVQETVMLWRSMAIDNQIDLIIEGIDNLSVSDWLVDNSIKLQQGYYWGRPQAIEKN, via the coding sequence TTGGCCGAATTAGAATCTGCGGTAGATAAGTTGTGTTTTTATGAACAACCAATTTTCGCGGTAGGTAACGACGATGCCAAAGGAAAGCTTCAGGAATATGAATTATTATTACGTGAAGCTGGAGAAGATAATAAATTTCCGGCGGCCCTCTTTAAAGAATACATCCGCAATAACGATAGTAACCGGATTTTTTGTAATTGGATGGCTAGTGAACTAAAAGAATTAGTGAAGAATAAGCCAGATCAATATTTTAGTTTTAATATTGATCCCCAACAGTTGTTATACCCAAGCACGATTGAAGCTTTGGAAAGCTTGATTCCATACCAAAAGACTTTGATGGTGGAAATTACGGAGGCAATTCCAAGCAAACGGTATTTTGACCAATATTACAACAATTCAATGATTGAACCGATTAAGAAGGTTCATGAGTTAGGGTTCCGAATCGCAATTGATGATGTTTCTAGCGGGATGAACAGTTTTAACATTGTTCGGGAGTACGGTAAATATATTGACCGAATCAAGTTGTCGTTGTTACAATTACGCAACGTAAGCAAAGACTTAGTACAAGAAACGGTGATGCTGTGGCGCTCGATGGCCATCGATAACCAAATTGATTTGATTATTGAAGGAATTGATAATCTGTCAGTAAGCGATTGGTTAGTAGACAATAGTATTAAGCTACAACAGGGATACTATTGGGGAAGACCGCAGGCGATTGAAAAGAATTAG
- a CDS encoding GGDEF domain-containing protein, whose protein sequence is MPFSMVVSPIGQWFARFFSFNTLIIASITIGVLCILTLVSYGIDRFFGRYESDTMVYEEISWFVSLAIAMLFLQATFMALNADIDSSQLGWQYSNAQFIILFYCLYIVHRKTVLWFNMGLPIYIYGLAIIKHQTQFNILNLLAMILLIAIIWIVYRNSDWLIDSAWYYATQFLFGVAWWSILKGIRTMTVSQVLLLTFEFMLMMTLVHFGNIEVRAMIKRYMKLEKDNGYDFLTGVRNRRTFNEVSNEVFEVYSNNDLPVAMAMFDIDNFKLFNDQYGHQVGDRVLKYVAQLFSDELFERKANAQLFRVGGEEFTIIFRNRTATEAAPIVKEIRDILVKKTFEVKDDLDVRITVSIGVTDLKESDQSAKDFYKRVDKYLYQAKNNSRNSISVEGDVSSLS, encoded by the coding sequence ATGCCTTTTAGTATGGTTGTAAGTCCAATTGGACAATGGTTTGCGCGTTTTTTTAGTTTTAATACGTTAATTATTGCGTCAATTACGATTGGTGTTTTATGCATTTTGACGTTAGTTTCGTACGGGATTGACCGCTTTTTTGGCAGGTATGAATCTGACACCATGGTTTATGAGGAAATTAGCTGGTTTGTTAGTCTTGCAATTGCGATGCTCTTTTTGCAAGCTACTTTCATGGCTTTAAATGCGGACATTGATAGTAGTCAACTGGGGTGGCAATATTCTAACGCCCAGTTTATTATCTTGTTTTACTGCCTATACATTGTGCATCGCAAAACGGTGCTGTGGTTTAACATGGGTCTGCCGATTTATATTTACGGCCTCGCAATTATTAAGCACCAAACCCAATTTAATATTTTAAATTTATTAGCAATGATTCTGTTGATTGCGATAATTTGGATTGTTTACCGGAATAGTGATTGGTTGATTGATAGTGCCTGGTATTACGCTACCCAATTCCTATTTGGGGTGGCTTGGTGGTCGATTCTGAAAGGAATTCGGACCATGACGGTCAGCCAAGTACTTTTATTAACGTTTGAGTTTATGCTGATGATGACTTTAGTCCACTTTGGAAATATTGAAGTGCGGGCGATGATCAAACGGTATATGAAATTAGAAAAGGATAACGGCTACGACTTCCTAACTGGAGTACGCAACCGGCGGACTTTCAACGAAGTTTCCAATGAAGTGTTTGAAGTATATTCCAACAATGATTTACCAGTAGCCATGGCGATGTTTGATATTGATAACTTTAAACTTTTTAACGATCAATATGGCCATCAAGTGGGGGATCGCGTTTTAAAATACGTTGCTCAGCTATTTTCAGATGAATTGTTTGAGCGAAAAGCTAACGCCCAACTATTCCGGGTTGGTGGAGAAGAGTTCACCATCATCTTCCGGAATCGAACGGCAACTGAAGCTGCACCAATTGTTAAAGAAATTCGTGATATTCTAGTTAAGAAGACTTTTGAAGTTAAAGACGACCTCGACGTCCGTATTACAGTATCAATCGGGGTCACTGATCTTAAGGAAAGTGACCAAAGCGCCAAGGACTTTTATAAACGTGTTGACAAATATTTGTATCAAGCTAAAAATAATTCTAGAAATAGTATATCTGTAGAGGGGGATGTTTCGTCATTAAGTTAG